In Myxococcus xanthus, the genomic window GCGCATATGCCCTGTCCCGGTGGATGGCCTCGCTCCAGGAGCTGGCGTGTGACGAAGCGCTGGTGGCCACTGGCCGGGCCCAGGCGCAGGCCTATGCGCGGTGCCTGCTCCAGGCGGCCTTGTCGGTGCGGCTCGAGTCCCCCCTTCCCGCCGGTGTCACCGGCATGTCCCATCCCACCACCCGGAGAATCCAGATGCTCTTCCAGCCCCGTCCCGCCCGTGCCCAGGGTGTTTCCGCGCTCCTGGCCGCGCTGTGTCTCGTCCTGGTTCCGCTCGCCGCGTTGTCGCAAGGCGTGGCGCAGGGCCGCGCGGTGACGCTCGCGGAGGCGCAGGCGCTCGCGACATCCAGCCAGCGGGAGGGGGACTTGCCGGTGGTGGTGGACGCGCACGTGCTGGCGCGGCTCAACGCGCTCACCGGTTCGGAGAAGGGCCGCGCGTTCATGAAGCGCGCGCTGGCGAACCTGGTGACGCAGCGGGAGGCGCTCTCCGCACCGCTACGTGACAAGGGGCTGCCCGAGGGACTGCTGGCCGTGGCCGTCGTCGAATCCGCGGCGACGAACATGCCGGAGACGGATGGCCGGCCCTCGCTGGCGCCGGGCATGCGTGGCGCGGGCGTGTGGATGTTCATCCCGGAGACGGCGCGGCGCTACGGGCTGGAGGTGAGTGAGGCGCGCGACGAGCGGCTGGACGTGGCGCGCGAGTCCCAGGCCGCCGCCGCGCTGCTGTCGGACCTGCACGCGCGTTACGGCGACTGGCGGCTGGCGCTCGCCGCGTACAACCAGGGCACCAAGAGGGTGGATGCCGCGCTCACCGCGGGGGGCAGCCGTGACGTGACGGCGCTCATCGGCGCCGGGCACCTCAACGACTACGCCGCCACCGTGCAGGCGGGGTTGCTCATCCTGCGCAACCCGCACCTGCTGGACTGAGGTGGACCGCGCGGCGCTGACGAGGCTCCGTCAGCGCCGCGGGAGTGGCCTAGAAGCGGAACTGCATCCGCACGCCGCCGGACAGCCAGGCGTGGACCGTCTTGTTGTCGATGCTCTCCGACTCCGACTCGGAGACATCACCAATGATGGGCACGTTCTTCATCTCAATGCTGGAGGTCGACGACTGGTAGACGCCGGCCGCCAGCGACAGGTAGGGCCCGATGGAGAACGTGTCGTTGATGCGATAGTCGGCGCCGGCCTGGAGGGCGGCGAACTCGATGCCGCGGACGCCCGTGCCAATGGTGGCCTCCACGCCGTCCTCGCTCGAGGACACATTCAACTTGAGCATCTCGTAGCCGATGCCCAGGCCCATCCAGGGCATGAGCTTCTCTCCCGCCCGGAAGTGGTAGGACGCGTTGATGCCGAAGCGCATCTGGTTGGCGGAGCAACTGACGTCCGAGTCGCAGTCCTCGGCGATCAGCACGGGCGCGTACTGAAAGTAGGCCCCCAGGTAGACATTCGAGTTGAAGAAGTATCCCGCCTCCACCTGCAAGGGGATGGCGCTCTTGAACACCTCGCTCATCTTGGGGGTTTCGCCGAGATCGGAGCCCGCGGCGTGCCCCAGTGGGACGCCGTAGCCCGCGCGCAGTCCCAGCGCGAAGCCTCGGTCCTCCTGGGCCTGTTCGACCTCGTCGGCAGCGAAGGCGGGAGCGGACAACATGAGGGAGAGGGTCGTGAGCTTCCAGAGCGTGCGGGGAGTGGTCATGTGAGGGTATCCAGCGTGAGGAAGGATCCGCCGTTGCGGTGGATGCGCCTGCTGACGCGAGCGTGTTGGGAAAATTCAACGGTCAGCAACCGGCAGTGTCGCAGAGTCCTGTCGAGCGCGCGGGGCGTCCTCCTCGTGGGTATCGCCACGCTGGGAGTGTACGCGTTCCAGGTGGCGTCGGGCCGCAGGCAGATACGCAGTTAGCCGCCCGGCCTCACGCGCCGGAGACACTTCCCAGCATCCGCAGCGCCAGCTCGGCGTGGGTCTTCGCCAGGGTCTCCACCGCGATGGGGCCGCCGGGTTCGAACCAGTGGGGGATGCGAGAGCCCATGCCCACAATCGCCGCGGCGGTGATTTGGGGATGGAGCGGGGAGAACTGCCCCTGGGCCATGCCGCGTTGGATGGCGTCTATCAACATGGCGTTGGCCTTGTCCCGCAGCGCTTGCGCGGGCGCCGCCAGCTCCAGGCTCAGCGCGTAGAACTCCTCGTTCACCACCAGCGCGAGCTGCGGATGCTCC contains:
- a CDS encoding transglycosylase SLT domain-containing protein — translated: MSAVLRELASLYLTQALLLAVAPPLAWLALTLLSRLGRPLSARQSLRVARGVLLLTLVLPLLAAAVHALVPTGPRFTFERSVARHAGRLPAPLWEPRPVAEPARARESAPALPPVLPAAALALLVGGGAFITRALVRHARLLRQLESLPRVRGVGRVAVVLGVAGMPAFSAWFPRAGRQPSAWVVVPPALLEDAESFRLTVLHELQHHRQRDTHRAFARLVLTGAFFWHPGAYALSRWMASLQELACDEALVATGRAQAQAYARCLLQAALSVRLESPLPAGVTGMSHPTTRRIQMLFQPRPARAQGVSALLAALCLVLVPLAALSQGVAQGRAVTLAEAQALATSSQREGDLPVVVDAHVLARLNALTGSEKGRAFMKRALANLVTQREALSAPLRDKGLPEGLLAVAVVESAATNMPETDGRPSLAPGMRGAGVWMFIPETARRYGLEVSEARDERLDVARESQAAAALLSDLHARYGDWRLALAAYNQGTKRVDAALTAGGSRDVTALIGAGHLNDYAATVQAGLLILRNPHLLD
- a CDS encoding outer membrane beta-barrel protein: MTTPRTLWKLTTLSLMLSAPAFAADEVEQAQEDRGFALGLRAGYGVPLGHAAGSDLGETPKMSEVFKSAIPLQVEAGYFFNSNVYLGAYFQYAPVLIAEDCDSDVSCSANQMRFGINASYHFRAGEKLMPWMGLGIGYEMLKLNVSSSEDGVEATIGTGVRGIEFAALQAGADYRINDTFSIGPYLSLAAGVYQSSTSSIEMKNVPIIGDVSESESESIDNKTVHAWLSGGVRMQFRF